From a single Nitrososphaerota archaeon genomic region:
- a CDS encoding class I SAM-dependent methyltransferase, with the protein MRLNPQVDKPRRSFYGITFTKAPVKMLPLWARNKIGARIPRLVEWRYRNRDRRIDQLPIQMSDLLDSFTYKIDGTSMEAFINRLDETWNPVKVGLASFNPFNFANAVYYFYLYSLTRKLKPEMAVEAGVFLGGSSAAILKAMEENGKGRLISVDISKTVSSGIWTKYGVPTGFAVPGWLRNRWELVIDDSRHFLAAALPRLGSIDFYLHDSDHSYRTVTFEMEMAWRHLKTGGVLVVDDCNLSLATYDFAKRNTLRPWLLSRDGIYPDTLAIFIK; encoded by the coding sequence GTCGTTCTACGGAATAACTTTCACCAAGGCGCCTGTTAAGATGCTACCGCTATGGGCTCGAAATAAGATAGGTGCAAGAATTCCTAGGCTAGTTGAGTGGAGATATCGCAACAGGGACCGGCGAATCGACCAGCTTCCAATCCAAATGTCAGATCTGTTGGACAGTTTTACCTATAAAATTGATGGAACGTCCATGGAAGCATTCATTAATAGGCTCGACGAAACTTGGAACCCTGTAAAAGTTGGGCTGGCCAGTTTCAATCCTTTTAATTTCGCGAATGCGGTCTATTACTTTTATCTTTATTCGCTAACCCGAAAGTTGAAGCCGGAAATGGCAGTGGAAGCGGGTGTCTTCCTTGGCGGCTCATCAGCTGCGATTCTCAAGGCGATGGAGGAGAACGGCAAGGGGAGGCTAATTTCTGTGGACATATCCAAGACCGTTTCGTCAGGTATCTGGACAAAATACGGTGTCCCCACCGGCTTCGCAGTGCCGGGATGGCTTCGCAATCGATGGGAGCTTGTAATCGATGATAGTCGTCACTTTCTCGCTGCAGCTCTCCCAAGGCTCGGTTCTATCGACTTTTACCTCCACGACAGCGATCATTCCTATAGGACAGTAACTTTCGAGATGGAGATGGCTTGGCGGCATCTAAAAACTGGAGGAGTTCTCGTGGTCGACGATTGTAATTTAAGCCTTGCAACTTATGATTTCGCAAAGCGTAATACCCTAAGGCCATGGCTCCTAAGTAGGGATGGAATCTACCCCGATACCTTGGCGATTTTCATAAAATGA